The Nostoc sp. 'Peltigera membranacea cyanobiont' N6 genome contains the following window.
TTGTTTCCTTCGTACCAAACCAGATCCGATTTTAGGTTGTTTTACAGTTAAATTCTTTTGTGGAAAATGCCTTACTGATAAACTTGCCGCTAAAGCAGGATTTTTGACTTCAGATAGTGTAACTGACTTGTCAGTAATGGTTTCGGTGTCCCCAAATAAATCACCCCAGGTTAGCCAAGGGTCAACAACTAAATCCTGGTTCTCTAACAGAGGGCTATTAGACAAGGCTTTTCTAAGGCGTGAAGAGAATAGTTTACCTGGTAATCGCTCATCACTAGTTGTTGGCTCAAGTGTTTTTCTATTACCAACACCAAAAAAGTAATTAAGCGCCGCCTCAATCAAAGCCTGAAGATTTAATGTATGAGTTTCCAAACCATCAGGATTAGTTGCAATTTCTCCATTAGCAGCTAATTGCTCTTTGCCATAAAGAAATATATTTAACTTAGTTTGGGCAACTTGAACAATTTCTTGGCTACGCTCTTGCACAGGGACTAAAGCATTTGACTCTAACTTAGCAACGGCTATATCTAAAAAGGCCAATAATCTGTCTTTTTTAACTAAATCTTTTGGTATTCCCCGATCCAAAACTGGAATTTTAGTTGTATCGCCCTCAGTGAGCTTTGCTAATAAACGATCTATTTGTGGTAATAGCTCCGTTTCTTTTTTAGATATAACCAATTGCCAATACTGCCAGTAATTAGCAACTTCGTTAATAATTCTTTCTTCTAATTTTGCCTGCTGCTGGGGTGTCAAAATATCGAGAATTTCATTGTCGGTAGTAACAAGTACTAAACTACGATTCATCAAATTTGTAGCAATTCCTCGCACTACTGGAAAATCTTGTTTGGAAGCGTTCTCTAGCTGTGAAGAGTGGAGAATTACCGCTTGATTTTCTGTAATTGTTGAGGATTTAGTAAGACTAGCGTTATTTGTCGAGTTCTTATAAACGAATTTCAGCCGAAAAACTCCTAATAAAGCCAGGGCATTAAAAGGTTCAGATGTTTTTGCAGGAGTAGAGGTGGTTTCATCTGACAACAGATAATTGACTGCTTCTAGTACTTGTTGAATGGGGTTATCAGCATTTGGAATTTTGGACTGGAAATCGGTATCATTTGGTTGTAACTTTAGTCTAGTTTGCGGTTCTTTGGTCTGTAGCGTTTTTCCAGATGATTCAGATGACTGAAACAGTAGATACACTGGGTAAAGTAGTGCCTCCACACCCCACTTAGTGGCAACTTGCAAATGCCGGAAGGTGTGTTCCCACTGTTGTGTCACCCGCCGAGATTGCTGGTGGACAAAGTTAAATAGTCTGCTTTGATAACGACCAGAGGAACCAGAAGACATAGTAGTAATTTTTTAGTTCAAGTCTTGTTAAGTTGTGAGACTCGCGCCAAACAATAAAAACAACCAACACCTCATCTTAGCGAATATATGACCCCGATTGTCTCTCAATCCCATACCAAATTTATCTCACAAGCAATTGAGCAACTACGCTCTTTTTGTCAAGTTAATCTTCAGTCTAGCTGGCTATATCAGGAATCTGACCTGATTATTACCGATGTTGTAGCTACTGATTTGTCTCATTGGCAACCTGTCGAGTTGAATGCTAAAGAACATATCGCTTGGACAGGCGGGAAAAAAGTGCTATGGCTAGTGCAAAGATTGGTGGTTCCCCAAGATTTACAGGGTTATCCCTTAACTGGGTTATCTTTGCGGCTGGCGCTGGTTTGGTGGGCAGATTCTGCTGAGATTTACGTGAATGGGGAGTTAGTGCTGGAGGGTGATTTATTCGATTGTTCGCCTAGAGTGCTTCTGAGTCAGGGGGTAACACCAGGGGAAGAGTTTATTGTGGCTTTGCGGTTAGAGAGTCCGGGACATTGTGATGGTGCTTTAGTGCGATCGCTCCTAGTGTATGAGTCTACTGTTGATAATAATCCCGATCCGGGTTTTGTGGCTGATGAGTTAGCTGTGATGCAACTTTATTTGGAAAAGTTTACACCAGAGAAGTTAGATGTTTTGGCGACGATGGTGGCGGAAGTTACGAACCGCAGAGGCACAGAGGACACAGAGGAAGAGAAGGGATTAGTAAAGTCGTTTTTGTATCTACGCCAAAACTTAATTCAATCCGACATCTTAGCCCCCCTTTTGCAGGGGAATCAAAAATCTAAAATTTTCTTATTGGGTCATGCTCACTTAGATTTAGCATGGTTATGGCCTGTGAGTGAAACTTGGAATGCGGCGCAAAATACTTTTGAGTCGGTTCTGAAGTTACAAGCAGATTTTCCTGAGTTAATTTTCTGCCATTCGACTCCCGCCCTTTATGCTTGGATTGAAGAACATCGCCCGGATTTATTTCAGGCGATTCAAGCACAGGTAGCTGCTGGACGTTGGGAAGTTATCGGCGGGATGTGGGTGGAACCGGAACTCAATCTCATTGCTGGTGAATCAATAGTCCGTCAATTATTGTATGGTCAACGCTACATCCAGGAAAAGTTTGGCCAGCTTTCAACTATAGTATGGGTTCCAGATACTTTTGGTTTCTGTGCAACTTTACCGCAGTTTTTCGCTAATGCCGGAATTGAGTATTTTGTCACTCAGAAGTTGCGGTGGAATGATACTACTAAATTTGATTATGGGGCTTTTTGGTGGCGATCGCCTGATGGCAGTCAAGTCTTTAGTTTGATGTCTGCACCTATCGGTGAAAGTATTGACCCAGTTAAAATGGCATCCTCCGCTCTTGAATGGCAATCCCAAACTGGTTTATCAGAATCCCTGTGGCTTCCCGGTGTCGGCGACCACGGCGGCGGCCCCACCCGTGATATGTTAGAAACCGCCCAACGCTGGCAAAAGTCGCCTTTCTTCCCAGACTTAGAATTCACAACGGCTGAAAAGTATTTACAGCAAATTGTAGAGACGCGATTCATCGCGTCTGTCAGTAATGATGATTCTCCCCCTTCCTTCCCTACTTGGGATGACGAACTATACTTAGAATTCCATCGTGGTTGCTACACTACCCACGCAGATCAAAAACGCTGGAATCGTCGTTGTGAAAATTTATTATATGAAGCTGAACTATTTGCTACCTTGGCAACCGTAAGCTGTGGTGTGACATATCCCAAAGCAGAAATCGAAGCAGCTTGGAAGCAGGTGTTATTTCAACAGTTTCACGATATTTTACCTGGTTCTTCAATTAATCAAGTTTACACAGATGCTTTAACCCAGTGGCAGCAAGTAGAACAAGTCGGAACGAAGATATTACAGGAATCACTTTTTGCGATCGCATCTCACATTACCCCATCGGAACCACCAAAACCCGAAAGTTTGCCTATTTTCGTTTTCAATTCTCTCAATTGGCAGCGTTCTGAGGTAGTCTCTATATCCTTACCCACACCAGAAGAATGGCA
Protein-coding sequences here:
- a CDS encoding alpha-mannosidase; translation: MTPIVSQSHTKFISQAIEQLRSFCQVNLQSSWLYQESDLIITDVVATDLSHWQPVELNAKEHIAWTGGKKVLWLVQRLVVPQDLQGYPLTGLSLRLALVWWADSAEIYVNGELVLEGDLFDCSPRVLLSQGVTPGEEFIVALRLESPGHCDGALVRSLLVYESTVDNNPDPGFVADELAVMQLYLEKFTPEKLDVLATMVAEVTNRRGTEDTEEEKGLVKSFLYLRQNLIQSDILAPLLQGNQKSKIFLLGHAHLDLAWLWPVSETWNAAQNTFESVLKLQADFPELIFCHSTPALYAWIEEHRPDLFQAIQAQVAAGRWEVIGGMWVEPELNLIAGESIVRQLLYGQRYIQEKFGQLSTIVWVPDTFGFCATLPQFFANAGIEYFVTQKLRWNDTTKFDYGAFWWRSPDGSQVFSLMSAPIGESIDPVKMASSALEWQSQTGLSESLWLPGVGDHGGGPTRDMLETAQRWQKSPFFPDLEFTTAEKYLQQIVETRFIASVSNDDSPPSFPTWDDELYLEFHRGCYTTHADQKRWNRRCENLLYEAELFATLATVSCGVTYPKAEIEAAWKQVLFQQFHDILPGSSINQVYTDALTQWQQVEQVGTKILQESLFAIASHITPSEPPKPESLPIFVFNSLNWQRSEVVSISLPTPEEWQIYDTSGKQLVSQLSEPSTLLFLAPEIPPVGYRIFWLSPSSPSSPSSPPSLPDWILENEFLRVVIDPDTGDLSSVFDKTYQREVLSGAGNQLQAFKDSGQYWDAWNIDPNYAQHPLPSTNLQSIQWLEQGPVQSRVRVVRQLGESEFCQDYILQVGSSLLNIATTVDWQENHVLVKAAFPFNIEADFATYEIPCSAIRRPTKPQTPAEQAKWEVPALRWADLTGETHNGIHGVSLLNDCKYGYDSKPNQLRLTLLRSPNWPDSEADKGFHEFTYTLYPHTGSWESAHTVRRGYELNIPLQVILNLVNENLPKNPPLSAGKDGLGVSFLDLSAENLILMALKPSEDDPQQLILRCYECHGETAELSMQSDLGLNLGDTVDLLERSSTTEFSSQQQILTIQPWKIASFKVRPAINP